The genome window CCACCTCGTCCCCGACGGGCCGCTCGTGCTCGCCGGCCATTCCCTGGGCGCCCTCGTCCTGCAGGAACTCACCGCCCTGCACCCCCACCACCAGACCCGCGTACGGGGGTCGGTGCTGCTGTCGGCCACCGCACGCAGGGCGAGCGTGCTGCCCGGCCGCAGCCCGCGTGCCCTGCTTCTGGCCGCCGGTCGCAGCCTGTTCGCCCTGACCTGCACCCACGCGCCCCAGGCCGTGGACCGGCTGCGGCACCGGCTGCCCACCACACACCCCTACCGCCTCGCGCCGCACCCCGACCAGCCGGCCGACGGGCCACCGCCGTGCCGGCACGGCATCCGCCACACCCACACCCGCGATCTCGCCGACCTGTGGCAGTGCCTGCGCGGCTACCAGCCGCGCGATGCCACCGTGCTCAACCAGTTCGGCGACCGGCTGCTGCTGATGGCTGGCGCGGACGACCGGCACATCCCCGCCGCCCACACCCAGCGGCTGGCCGCCCAACTCCCGGCCGCCCGCCTGGAGATCCTCCCCCGCACCACGCACGCGCTGCCCATCCGCCACCCCGCGCTCATCAGCGAACGCATCGCTCGCCTCGCCGTCGAACCGGGCCCCCACCCTCCTCACCCCCAGGACCGATCATTTCCGAACTCCCCACTTTCCGGGCAATTTCACTAGGTGCCGGTGTCCAGTCCAGCGCCATGCTCGCCCTCTCCGCACACGGCATACTCCCGAAGGTCGACTACGCAATTTTCGCCGACACGGGCTGGGAACCAAGAGCCGTCTATTCCCATCTCGACCGGCTGGAGCGAGAAATAGCCGGACCCGCAGACATACCCATTCTTCGCGTATCATCCGGACACATACGCAAGGATGCCCTGGACCCCGACCACAGATTTGCGTCCATGCCGCTCTACGTCCTGAACAAGGACGGAAATCCGGGTATGACCAGGCGCCAATGCACCGGGGAATACAAGATCAAGCCGATCAAGAAAAAGGTCCGCGAACTACTCGGCTACCCCTACCCGGCACGCATTCCCAGGGACGTATTCGTCGAGCAGTGGGTCGGCATCTCCACCGACGAATTCCACCGGGCCAAGGACGCCGACGTCAAGTACATGCGCAACCGGCACCCGCTCATCGACATGGGCTGGTCACGGTCCGACTGCATCCGCTACCTGACGTCGCTCGGCCTGGCCGACACCCCGAAATCGAGCTGCCTCGGATGCCCGTTCCACGGAAACGCCCAATGGCGCAATATCCGCGACAACTCCCCGGCGGAATGGGAGGACGTAGTGGAGTTCGACGCGGCCATCCGCAAGGGAAACGCCCGCGCCAACGCCACCGGCAACCGTCTGCTCGGCGAGGCGTTTCTCCACCGCTCCCGCGTCCCTCTCAGCGAAGCCCCGATCGATCACGTCACCGCCGCCGAATGGGCAGCGATGCAGCAAGAACTCACCGACAGCGGACCGGACCTTCAGGAGCTGGAACAGGGCGTCATCGACGGCTGTTCCCCGTGGGCCTGCCGCGGTGAAGTCGAGCCGGTCCAGGACGACTTCGGACTGGCCTCTTGACCATCCTGGACCTGTTTGCAGGACCGGGGGGATGGAGCCACTCACTTAACGTCCTCGGCGTACGGGACGTGGGCCTGGAATGGGACGAATGGGCCTGCAAAACCCGTACGGCAGCAGGCCAGTTGACCATTCGCACCGACGTGGCACTGTACCCCGTCTGGCCCTTCCTCGGAAAAACCGCCGGGCTCATCGCGAGCCCTCCCTGCCAGGCATGGTCCATGGCCGGCAAACGCCTCGGCCTGGTCGACCAGCCCTTGGTCCACCAGGCCGTCGCCGACCTCGCCACCGGCCGCGACACCCGCGAGCAACTCCTGGCCGCCTGCCGCGACGAGCGCTCCCTGCTGGCGGCCGAGCCGATGCGCTACCTGCATGCCCTCAACACGGTCGGCGAACCGGAGTGGGTGGCCATGGAGGAGGTCCCCGACGTGCTGCCGCTGTGGCGCCAGTACGCGGCCGTCCTGCGCGGCTGGGGGTTCTCGGTCTGGTACGGGATCCTCAACGCCGCCGATTTCGGCGTTCCGCAGACGCGGAGGCGGGCGATTCTGCTCGCCTCCCGGGTCCGTACGGCACAGCCTCCCACGCCGACGCACTCCCAAGTCGCCGAGCCCGAATCGCTGTTCGGTCCGGGCCGCGCCCGCTGGGTGAGCATGGCTGAGGCGCTCGGGTGGGGCGCGACCGACCGGCCCGTCCCCACCGTCTGCGCAGGCGGCGGCCCCGGAGGCGGGCCCGAGCCCTTCCCTTCCGGCTCCCGAAAGACGCTGTCCGATGCCCGGGAGCGCGGCACCTGGATGCCCCGGCCGGACGGAGTGGTTCTGCAGTCCCGCCGAGAAGGCGCAGGGTGGGCGGCGCGACACGGCACCCGTGAGAACCGTGCCGCCAACGCTCCGGCGCCGACGTTCACCGCCGAGGCCCACCGTTGGTCCTGGTCGCTGCGCAGCAACAACCAGGCCAACGCCACCATCCGGTCCATCGAGGAGCCGGCGGGAACGCTGTTCTTCGGACACCGCGCGAACGAGTGCACGTGGGTCGCGGAACCAGCCGCTGCGCCGACACAGGACACGGAAACCCCCGCCGTGCCGGAGCCGATCCGGATCACCGCCCGCGAGGCGGGCCTCCTGCAGACCTTCCCCGCCGACTACCCCTGGGCCGGCAACAAAGGCCAGGTCTTCGGCCAAATCGGCAACGCGGTCCCACCGTTGCTCGCCGGCCATCTCCTCGCCCCGCACCTCGGCGTCACCCTCGACCCCGACGACTTCACCTTGGCTGCCTGATGCCCCACAGCCCCGAACCGAACAAAGACGACCTCGACGACCTGCCCGACACACATCCGCCGCAGCCCGTGCGCTACGCCGAGCAGGCCCTCCTCGGTGCCCTCCTCCTCGACCCGCATCGGCTCGGCGACGTGACCGGGATTACCGCCGACTCGTTCTCCACCGCCACGCACACCGCCCTGTTCGCCGCGATCAGCGCCCTGCCCCGGCCCGATCCGGCCGAGCACGCGAAGAACACCAAGTGGCTCAACCAGGTGCTCGCCGCCGGCCGCGAGCAGGCGCGCGGACTGTCCGTCTCATACCTGCACACCCTCATCCAGATCTGCCCCTGGCCCCGCCACGCGCCGGCCTACGCGCGGATGGTCGAGGCCGAACACGCCCGCCGCCGTCTGGAGGCCGCCGCGGAACGCCTCGTCCAAACCGTCCACGATGCCTCCCTCCCGCACCCCGTCCAGACAG of Streptomyces phaeolivaceus contains these proteins:
- a CDS encoding alpha/beta fold hydrolase, with product MLSVSAADGTRLSVYRDTPVHPRPGGATVVLVHGASVTADLWRVHARHLTGLGLTVVRYDQRAHGHTPRGQAPLTIRQLADDLHQILTHLVPDGPLVLAGHSLGALVLQELTALHPHHQTRVRGSVLLSATARRASVLPGRSPRALLLAAGRSLFALTCTHAPQAVDRLRHRLPTTHPYRLAPHPDQPADGPPPCRHGIRHTHTRDLADLWQCLRGYQPRDATVLNQFGDRLLLMAGADDRHIPAAHTQRLAAQLPAARLEILPRTTHALPIRHPALISERIARLAVEPGPHPPHPQDRSFPNSPLSGQFH
- a CDS encoding adenine nucleotide alpha hydrolase family protein, with the translated sequence MLALSAHGILPKVDYAIFADTGWEPRAVYSHLDRLEREIAGPADIPILRVSSGHIRKDALDPDHRFASMPLYVLNKDGNPGMTRRQCTGEYKIKPIKKKVRELLGYPYPARIPRDVFVEQWVGISTDEFHRAKDADVKYMRNRHPLIDMGWSRSDCIRYLTSLGLADTPKSSCLGCPFHGNAQWRNIRDNSPAEWEDVVEFDAAIRKGNARANATGNRLLGEAFLHRSRVPLSEAPIDHVTAAEWAAMQQELTDSGPDLQELEQGVIDGCSPWACRGEVEPVQDDFGLAS
- a CDS encoding DNA cytosine methyltransferase — protein: MTILDLFAGPGGWSHSLNVLGVRDVGLEWDEWACKTRTAAGQLTIRTDVALYPVWPFLGKTAGLIASPPCQAWSMAGKRLGLVDQPLVHQAVADLATGRDTREQLLAACRDERSLLAAEPMRYLHALNTVGEPEWVAMEEVPDVLPLWRQYAAVLRGWGFSVWYGILNAADFGVPQTRRRAILLASRVRTAQPPTPTHSQVAEPESLFGPGRARWVSMAEALGWGATDRPVPTVCAGGGPGGGPEPFPSGSRKTLSDARERGTWMPRPDGVVLQSRREGAGWAARHGTRENRAANAPAPTFTAEAHRWSWSLRSNNQANATIRSIEEPAGTLFFGHRANECTWVAEPAAAPTQDTETPAVPEPIRITAREAGLLQTFPADYPWAGNKGQVFGQIGNAVPPLLAGHLLAPHLGVTLDPDDFTLAA